A genomic region of Pseudomonas frederiksbergensis contains the following coding sequences:
- a CDS encoding cysteine desulfurase — translation MSDLENRLQGLSKPLDLAPGYDVERVRQAFPILAEMIYGKPLIYLDSAATSQKPQAVIDAMSHFFLKENANVHRGVHYLSVRATEEYEKARAKVQGFLNAEHVEEIVFVRGTTEAVNLVAQTYGKTQVHAGDEVLITAMEHHSNIVPWQMLCEQTGARLRVAPINDAGELLLDELKRLIGPRTRLVAVTHVSNVLGTLNPIRRIVELAHAQGVRVLVDGAQAAPHLKVDVRALGCDFYALSGHKMYGPTGIGVLYGRHELLESMPPYQGGGDMILSVSFEKTVYNKPPYKFEAGTPNMAGAIGLGAAIDFLAELGPEAVAAHEQGVLTYATKALMTVPDLRLIGTAAEKVGVLSFVLEGIHPHDIGTILDREGIAIRTGHHCAQPLMNRFGVAATARASLGCYSTERDIDALVAGLAKVQEVFR, via the coding sequence ATGAGTGACCTCGAAAACCGCCTTCAAGGGCTGTCAAAACCGCTCGACCTTGCGCCAGGCTACGATGTCGAACGTGTGCGTCAGGCGTTTCCGATCCTCGCGGAGATGATCTACGGCAAGCCGCTGATTTACCTCGACAGTGCCGCGACCAGCCAGAAGCCGCAGGCGGTCATCGATGCCATGTCGCACTTCTTTTTGAAGGAGAACGCCAACGTGCATCGTGGCGTGCACTACCTCTCGGTGCGCGCCACCGAGGAGTATGAGAAGGCTCGGGCCAAGGTCCAGGGCTTCCTCAATGCCGAGCATGTCGAAGAGATCGTCTTCGTCCGCGGCACGACCGAAGCGGTCAATCTCGTGGCGCAAACCTACGGCAAGACTCAGGTTCATGCCGGTGACGAGGTGCTGATCACTGCGATGGAGCACCATTCGAATATCGTGCCTTGGCAGATGCTCTGCGAGCAGACCGGTGCCCGGCTGCGGGTGGCGCCTATCAACGACGCTGGCGAACTGCTGCTCGATGAGCTGAAACGGCTGATCGGACCCAGGACCCGGCTGGTGGCGGTCACTCATGTCTCAAATGTGCTGGGCACCCTCAATCCGATCCGGCGCATTGTCGAACTGGCCCACGCCCAAGGCGTACGCGTGTTGGTCGACGGTGCCCAGGCGGCGCCTCACCTCAAGGTCGACGTGCGAGCACTAGGCTGTGACTTTTATGCGCTGTCGGGCCACAAGATGTACGGCCCCACCGGCATCGGCGTGCTCTACGGTCGGCACGAACTGCTCGAAAGCATGCCGCCCTATCAGGGCGGCGGCGACATGATCCTCTCGGTCAGCTTCGAGAAGACCGTCTACAACAAGCCACCGTACAAGTTTGAAGCGGGGACGCCGAACATGGCCGGCGCTATCGGCCTCGGCGCGGCGATCGACTTTCTCGCTGAACTGGGGCCAGAGGCCGTTGCTGCCCACGAGCAGGGCGTGCTGACCTACGCAACGAAGGCGCTGATGACGGTGCCCGACCTCAGGCTGATCGGTACGGCAGCGGAGAAAGTCGGCGTCCTCTCGTTTGTCCTCGAGGGCATCCACCCGCATGATATCGGTACCATTCTCGACCGCGAAGGGATCGCGATTCGCACCGGGCACCACTGCGCACAGCCCTTGATGAACCGTTTTGGTGTGGCCGCCACGGCGCGCGCCTCGCTCGGCTGCTACAGCACCGAGCGCGATATCGATGCGCTGGTGGCAGGTCTGGCCAAGGTTCAGGAGGTGTTCCGATGA
- the sufU gene encoding Fe-S cluster assembly sulfur transfer protein SufU: MSHDELRDLYQDVVIDHGKRPRNFRQIEDATCMAEGFNPLCGDQLRIYLKLADGVIEDISFQGAGCAISQASASLMTLAVKGKKPEEAQALFVRVHTLLTEGPNAQVTPVELGKLAVLSGVWEFPVRIKCATLAWYTLRSALEGDRSQVSTE, from the coding sequence ATGAGCCACGATGAGCTGCGCGATCTTTACCAGGACGTCGTCATCGACCACGGCAAGCGGCCGCGTAACTTCCGCCAGATCGAGGACGCTACCTGTATGGCGGAAGGCTTCAATCCGCTGTGCGGCGATCAGCTCAGGATTTACCTCAAGCTTGCGGACGGCGTGATCGAGGACATCAGCTTTCAGGGGGCCGGCTGCGCCATCTCCCAAGCCTCGGCTTCCCTGATGACCCTGGCGGTGAAGGGGAAAAAGCCGGAGGAAGCGCAGGCACTCTTTGTCCGTGTGCATACGTTGCTCACCGAAGGGCCAAACGCCCAGGTGACGCCCGTTGAGCTCGGTAAACTCGCGGTGCTTTCGGGTGTCTGGGAGTTTCCGGTACGGATCAAGTGCGCCACCCTGGCCTGGTACACATTGCGCAGTGCCCTCGAAGGCGATCGCTCACAGGTCTCGACGGAGTAA
- a CDS encoding iron-sulfur cluster assembly protein: MAAQFPIPGIHLSDSARKGLLDAPAGGQPAISGAFDIQQVLDLLRTVYDPEIPVNVVDLGLIYQCEARPIADGGQRVAIKMSMTAPGCGMGDVLKEEARAKVQTLPGVSQVEIEIVWEPPWDQSRMSEAARLQLGLL, translated from the coding sequence ATGGCAGCCCAATTCCCCATCCCCGGTATTCACCTCAGCGACTCGGCGCGAAAAGGCTTGCTCGATGCCCCGGCGGGCGGCCAACCGGCGATCAGCGGCGCCTTCGACATCCAGCAGGTGCTCGACCTGTTGCGCACCGTCTACGACCCGGAGATTCCGGTCAACGTGGTCGATCTCGGGCTAATCTACCAATGCGAAGCCCGGCCGATTGCCGATGGCGGTCAGCGAGTCGCGATCAAAATGTCCATGACCGCACCCGGGTGCGGAATGGGCGACGTGCTCAAAGAAGAGGCACGTGCCAAGGTCCAGACCCTTCCGGGGGTCAGCCAGGTCGAGATCGAGATCGTCTGGGAACCGCCCTGGGATCAAAGTCGTATGTCCGAGGCGGCGCGTTTGCAATTAGGGCTGCTCTGA
- a CDS encoding carboxymuconolactone decarboxylase family protein — MDSKSDHNPYTYQRLKHQYPDYFEAMDALGAAVRHAGPLDEKIIQLIQLGAAAAIRSEGAVHSHTRRALAAGATMEQIHHALISLTSTIGFPTVIAAMSWADDVIGKGGNAVPES, encoded by the coding sequence ATGGACAGCAAGAGCGATCACAACCCGTACACGTACCAACGCCTGAAACATCAATACCCTGATTATTTTGAGGCGATGGATGCCTTGGGTGCAGCGGTGCGTCATGCCGGCCCGCTGGACGAGAAAATCATCCAGCTGATTCAACTCGGTGCCGCGGCGGCCATCCGCTCGGAAGGCGCAGTGCACAGTCATACCAGGCGGGCACTGGCAGCCGGTGCGACGATGGAACAGATCCATCACGCACTGATATCACTGACGAGCACGATCGGTTTTCCGACGGTCATTGCGGCCATGAGTTGGGCGGACGATGTGATCGGGAAAGGAGGCAATGCTGTGCCTGAGTCCTGA
- the fdnG gene encoding formate dehydrogenase-N subunit alpha — protein MDLNRRQFFKVAAIGLGGSSLAALGMAPAPAFAEQVRHFKLAHTHETRNTCPYCSVGCGLIMYSQGDAAKNVTQSIIHIEGDADHPVNRGTLCPKGAGLLDFVHSPSRLQYPQVRKPGSTEWTRVSWDEALDRIADLMKADRDAHFIEKNAQGQTVNRWLSVGFLAASASSNEAGYMTHKVVRSLGMLGFDNQARVUHGPTVASLAPTYGRGAMTNHWTDIANANLVLVMGGNAAEAHPCGFKWVTEAKAHNQARLIVIDPRFTRTASVADYYAPIRTGTDIAFMGGLINYLLTENKIQHEYVHAYTDVSFIVKADFGFEDGLFTGYDATKRTYSDKSSWGYEIGEDGFAKVDPSLLHPRCVYQLMKQHYSRYTLELTSQICGMPQDAMQKIWEEIATCSQPGKTMTILYALGWTQHSTGSQMIRSAAMVQLLLGNVGMPGGGVNALRGHSNIQGLTDLGLLSNLLPGYLTLPGDAEQDYDTYIAKRALKPLRPGQLSYWQNYGKFHVSLMKAWYGANATADNHWGYDWLPKLDIPGYDILKVFDMMSSGQVNGYVCQGFNPIAALPDKNRVMAALAKLKWLVVMDPLATETSEFWRNVGPYNDVETAGIQTEVIRLPTTCFAEEDGSLVNSGRWLQWHWKGADGPGQARTDIKIMSELFIRLRQRYQANGGAFAEPILKLSWPYKVPDDPTPEEIAKEFNGYAIADVTDATGATLKAGQQLSGFAQLKDDGSTASGCWIFCGSWTEQGNQMARRDNSDPFGMKQNLGWAWAWPMNRRILYNRASADTKGQPWDPKKRLVWWNGKVWGGTDVPDYKADVAPEAGMNPFIMNPEGVARFFALDKMNEGPFPEHYEPFETPIGINPLHPNNKKATSNPAGRIFDSVWESLGTAKDFPYAATSYRLTEHFHFWTKHCPINAITQPEQFVEIGEVLAKEKGIAAGDRVRVSSKRGHIEAVAVVTKRIRPLQVNNQTVHQIGIPLHWGFTGATRHGYLTNTLVPFLGDGNTQTPESKSFLVNVEKI, from the coding sequence ATGGACCTCAACCGTCGTCAGTTCTTCAAGGTCGCCGCTATCGGCCTTGGAGGCTCCAGCCTGGCCGCGCTGGGCATGGCACCAGCGCCAGCCTTCGCCGAACAAGTCCGCCACTTCAAGCTGGCCCATACCCATGAAACCCGTAATACCTGCCCCTACTGTTCGGTGGGTTGCGGCTTGATCATGTACAGCCAGGGCGATGCGGCCAAGAACGTCACCCAGAGCATCATCCACATCGAAGGTGACGCCGACCACCCGGTCAATCGCGGCACGCTGTGCCCCAAAGGTGCAGGCTTGCTGGACTTCGTCCATAGCCCCAGCCGGTTGCAATACCCGCAGGTGCGCAAGCCGGGCAGCACGGAGTGGACGCGGGTGTCCTGGGATGAAGCGCTGGATCGCATCGCCGACCTGATGAAGGCCGATCGCGATGCCCACTTCATCGAGAAGAACGCCCAGGGCCAGACGGTCAACCGCTGGCTTTCGGTCGGTTTTCTTGCGGCCTCGGCGTCCTCCAACGAGGCCGGTTACATGACCCACAAGGTCGTTCGCAGTCTGGGCATGCTGGGGTTCGATAACCAGGCACGTGTCTGACATGGCCCGACGGTGGCAAGTCTTGCCCCAACGTATGGCCGTGGCGCGATGACCAACCACTGGACCGATATCGCCAACGCGAATCTGGTCCTGGTCATGGGCGGTAATGCCGCCGAAGCCCACCCTTGTGGCTTTAAATGGGTGACCGAAGCCAAAGCGCACAATCAGGCGCGACTGATTGTGATCGACCCACGCTTCACCCGTACCGCCTCGGTGGCCGACTATTACGCACCGATTCGCACGGGCACCGACATCGCCTTCATGGGCGGTTTGATCAACTATTTGCTCACTGAAAACAAAATCCAGCATGAGTACGTGCACGCCTATACGGACGTGTCGTTCATCGTCAAGGCCGACTTTGGCTTCGAGGACGGGCTGTTTACCGGCTACGACGCGACCAAGCGCACCTACAGCGACAAGTCCAGTTGGGGCTATGAAATCGGCGAGGACGGTTTCGCCAAAGTCGACCCGTCCCTGCTACACCCGCGTTGCGTCTACCAGCTGATGAAGCAGCACTACAGCCGCTACACTCTGGAGCTGACCAGCCAGATCTGTGGCATGCCGCAAGACGCCATGCAGAAGATCTGGGAAGAGATCGCCACCTGCTCGCAACCGGGCAAGACCATGACGATCCTCTATGCCCTGGGCTGGACCCAGCATTCGACCGGCTCGCAGATGATTCGCAGCGCGGCCATGGTGCAGCTGCTGCTGGGCAACGTCGGCATGCCGGGCGGGGGCGTCAATGCCCTGCGCGGGCACTCCAACATCCAGGGGCTGACCGACCTCGGGCTGCTGTCGAACCTGCTGCCCGGCTATCTCACCTTGCCGGGCGATGCCGAACAGGACTACGACACCTACATTGCCAAGCGTGCGCTCAAGCCACTTCGGCCCGGGCAGCTGTCTTACTGGCAGAACTACGGCAAGTTCCACGTCAGCCTGATGAAGGCCTGGTACGGCGCCAACGCCACCGCCGACAATCACTGGGGTTACGACTGGTTGCCGAAGCTCGACATCCCCGGCTACGACATTTTGAAAGTGTTCGACATGATGTCCAGCGGGCAGGTCAACGGTTATGTCTGCCAGGGCTTCAATCCCATCGCCGCCTTGCCCGACAAGAACCGTGTGATGGCCGCGCTGGCCAAACTCAAGTGGCTGGTGGTGATGGACCCGCTAGCCACCGAGACCTCGGAATTCTGGCGCAATGTCGGGCCTTACAACGATGTCGAAACGGCTGGCATCCAGACCGAAGTCATCCGCCTGCCCACCACCTGCTTCGCCGAAGAGGACGGCTCACTGGTCAATAGCGGCCGCTGGCTGCAATGGCACTGGAAGGGCGCCGATGGCCCGGGGCAAGCGCGCACCGACATCAAGATCATGAGCGAGCTGTTCATCCGCTTGCGTCAGCGCTACCAGGCCAACGGCGGTGCCTTCGCCGAGCCGATTCTCAAGCTCAGTTGGCCCTACAAGGTGCCTGACGATCCGACACCGGAAGAGATTGCCAAGGAGTTCAACGGCTACGCGATTGCCGACGTCACCGACGCCACGGGCGCGACGCTCAAGGCCGGGCAACAATTGTCCGGTTTCGCCCAGCTCAAGGACGACGGCAGCACGGCGTCGGGCTGCTGGATCTTCTGCGGCAGCTGGACCGAGCAGGGCAACCAGATGGCCCGCCGTGACAACAGCGACCCTTTCGGGATGAAGCAGAACCTCGGGTGGGCCTGGGCCTGGCCGATGAACCGGCGCATTCTCTACAACCGCGCCTCGGCCGATACGAAGGGACAACCCTGGGATCCGAAAAAGCGCCTGGTGTGGTGGAACGGCAAAGTCTGGGGCGGCACCGACGTGCCTGACTACAAGGCCGACGTGGCGCCGGAAGCGGGCATGAACCCGTTCATCATGAACCCTGAAGGGGTGGCGCGTTTCTTCGCCCTCGACAAGATGAACGAAGGGCCATTCCCGGAGCATTACGAACCGTTCGAAACGCCTATCGGCATCAACCCGCTGCACCCCAACAACAAGAAGGCGACCAGCAACCCGGCCGGGCGCATCTTCGATTCGGTCTGGGAGTCGCTCGGGACGGCGAAGGACTTTCCCTATGCCGCCACGAGCTACCGGCTGACCGAGCACTTCCACTTCTGGACCAAGCATTGCCCCATCAATGCCATCACCCAGCCTGAGCAGTTCGTCGAAATTGGCGAAGTCCTCGCCAAGGAGAAGGGGATTGCCGCTGGCGACCGGGTGCGGGTCAGCTCCAAGCGCGGGCATATCGAGGCAGTGGCAGTGGTCACCAAGCGGATCCGTCCGCTGCAGGTCAATAACCAGACGGTGCACCAGATTGGCATCCCCCTGCACTGGGGTTTCACCGGAGCTACCCGGCATGGCTACCTGACAAACACCCTGGTGCCATTCCTCGGTGACGGTAATACACAGACCCCGGAATCCAAGTCATTCCTGGTCAACGTGGAGAAAATATGA
- the fdxH gene encoding formate dehydrogenase subunit beta codes for MANQDIIARSATTTLPPSVRQQEEVAKLIDTTKCIGCKACQVACSEWNELRDEVGHIHGTYDNPQDLSAETWTLMRFTEHETDAGNLEWLIRKDGCMHCAEPGCLAACPSPGAIIKHANGIVDFDQDHCIGCGYCITGCPFNIPRISRKDHKAYKCTLCSDRVAVGLEPACVKTCPTGAIVFGSKEDMKEHAAERIVDLKSRGFDNAGLYDPAGVGGTHVMYVLHHADQPSLYAGLPNQPVISPLVGLWKGVSKPLALLAMGAAVLAGFFHYVRIGPQRVEEDEHLPGKDLSVHEVDPTVHVYDPNTPGSQEGKRP; via the coding sequence ATGGCCAACCAAGACATCATTGCCCGTTCGGCCACTACCACCTTGCCGCCCTCGGTACGTCAACAGGAGGAAGTCGCCAAGCTGATCGACACCACCAAATGCATCGGTTGCAAGGCGTGCCAGGTGGCCTGTTCGGAATGGAATGAATTGCGCGACGAGGTCGGTCATATCCATGGAACCTACGACAACCCTCAGGACCTCAGCGCCGAGACCTGGACGTTGATGCGCTTCACCGAGCACGAAACCGACGCCGGCAACCTCGAATGGCTGATCCGCAAGGATGGCTGCATGCATTGCGCCGAACCTGGCTGCCTCGCGGCGTGCCCAAGTCCCGGGGCGATCATCAAGCACGCCAACGGCATTGTCGATTTCGACCAGGACCATTGCATCGGCTGCGGCTATTGCATCACCGGCTGCCCCTTCAACATTCCGCGTATTTCGCGCAAGGACCACAAGGCCTACAAGTGCACGCTGTGCTCGGACCGGGTGGCGGTCGGGCTGGAACCGGCGTGCGTCAAGACCTGCCCGACCGGCGCCATTGTGTTTGGCAGCAAAGAGGACATGAAAGAGCATGCCGCCGAACGCATCGTTGACCTCAAGTCACGGGGCTTCGACAACGCCGGTCTGTACGATCCAGCCGGAGTCGGCGGTACGCATGTGATGTACGTCCTGCACCACGCCGACCAGCCATCGTTGTACGCCGGCTTGCCGAACCAGCCGGTCATCAGTCCATTGGTAGGGCTGTGGAAAGGCGTGAGCAAACCCCTGGCGTTGTTGGCCATGGGGGCCGCGGTGCTGGCGGGATTCTTTCATTACGTACGCATCGGCCCGCAGCGCGTCGAGGAAGACGAACACCTGCCGGGCAAGGACCTCAGCGTGCACGAGGTCGACCCGACCGTGCATGTCTATGACCCGAACACGCCTGGATCGCAGGAGGGAAAACGACCATGA
- a CDS encoding formate dehydrogenase subunit gamma, whose translation MKDKAILRYNANERTNHWLVAILFFMAALSGLALFHPSLFWLSQLFGGGPWTRILHPFMGVLMFVFFLGLVIRFWRANFFIANDRLWLKRINRVMRNEEEGVPPIGKYNPGQKLLFWTLLACMLVLLLSGVVIWRVYFSQYFGITAIRLAMLLHALAAFVLVMSIIVHIYAGIWIKGSVSAMLHGWVSRAWAKKHHALWYREVTRDERPDNQISKKG comes from the coding sequence ATGAAAGACAAAGCGATCCTGCGCTATAACGCCAACGAACGCACCAACCACTGGCTGGTGGCGATTCTGTTCTTCATGGCGGCCCTGTCGGGTCTGGCGCTGTTCCACCCGTCGCTGTTCTGGCTCAGCCAGTTGTTCGGCGGCGGGCCCTGGACGCGCATCCTGCACCCTTTCATGGGCGTACTGATGTTCGTGTTTTTCCTGGGGCTGGTGATCCGCTTCTGGCGGGCCAATTTTTTCATCGCCAACGACCGTCTGTGGCTCAAACGGATCAACCGGGTGATGCGCAACGAAGAGGAGGGCGTACCGCCTATTGGCAAATACAACCCCGGGCAGAAGTTGCTGTTCTGGACCCTGCTGGCCTGCATGCTGGTGCTACTGCTGAGCGGGGTGGTGATCTGGCGGGTCTATTTCAGCCAATACTTCGGTATCACTGCGATTCGCCTGGCGATGCTGTTGCATGCCTTGGCGGCTTTCGTACTGGTGATGAGCATCATCGTGCACATCTACGCCGGTATCTGGATCAAGGGCTCGGTCAGCGCGATGCTGCATGGCTGGGTCAGCCGTGCCTGGGCGAAGAAACATCATGCGCTCTGGTACCGCGAGGTGACACGCGACGAGCGCCCGGACAACCAGATAAGCAAGAAAGGATGA